The following proteins are co-located in the Pyricularia oryzae 70-15 chromosome 1, whole genome shotgun sequence genome:
- a CDS encoding cAMP-regulated D2 protein produces the protein MRLTCPYVLLLLLIGNTIFAQAERLRTPLSFNDVDPRLTVRTTTGTFTGLQNPAHDNVREFRSIPYALPPLGERRWLPPSPLPASRTRHSYSRRFPPPCPQYESRNPTVWNSNITDFNIRLGAGQNHTAGASAQSSSEDCLHLAVWTPMNVTGDDRMAREERKGLPVVVFVPGGSFQVGGIDIPYQNPAQWVSRSQAHVGVVIPYRLNIFGFPNAAGLEASASISSSSPPYSTGGSKNLGLLDVRMGLEWVYTNIGAFGGDRDRILLWGQSAGGVLVDSLNYAYHDDVLASALFLQSGAAVANGAPEDMNGSNFTFVAKGLGCDFPAEPRAELDCMRQVPATLITNFIGRYQDNRTEPSILFRLRPDNVTIFDNYTERTEQGLVSEVPAIISLTANEQSSLIKYPRDDVAAGPNQTEVDRLTVEFVCLASNATDARVTAGLDTYRYQFAGNYSNLAVLPWMGAFHGIDVAFAMGTYGREFDQEKTRPGSVEEQRRVSEVLQDHLLAFAEDPHGGLIRLGWWPQTRRVWDEEGAMMLRFGSQDLGRVVANVSTREIDDACLRGTIYNHKP, from the exons ATGAGGCTCACATGCCCATATgtccttctccttctcctcatcGGCAACACCATCTTTGCGCAGGCAGAACGCTTGCGAACTCCCTTGTCTTTCAACGACGTGGACCCACGCCTTACCGTCCGCACAACCACTGGAACTTTTACTGGCCTTCAAAACCCAGCACATGACAATGTGCGCGAGTTTCGCTCGATACCATATGCCCTGCCACCCCTCGGTGAGCGGCGCTGGTTGCCCCCATCCCCGCTCCCGGCATCACGCACCCGCCATAGCTATAGCCGGCGCTTCCCGCCGCCATGCCCGCAGTATGAGTCGCGGAACCCTACAGTATGGAACTCGAACATCACCGACTTCAACATCCGGCTCGGTGCCGGGCAGAACCACACGGCAGGCGCCAGCGCACAGAGTAGCTCGGAGGACTGTCTGCATCTTGCCGTCTGGACCCCGATGAATGTTACCGGCGACGATAGGATGGCGagggaagaaagaaaaggactACCTGTGGTGGTTTTTGTGCCAGGCGGTAGCTTCCAGGTCGGCGGCATCGACATCCCATACCAGAATCCGGCGCAATGGGTGTCACGCTCGCAGGCGCACGTCGGCGTCGTCATCCCTTACCGGCTCAACATCTTTGGCTTTCCCAACGCGGCCGGCCTGGAGGCTTCTGCATCAATCTCCTCATCGTCGCCACCATATTCGACAGGTGGCAGTAAGAACCTAGGTCTCCTGGATGTCCGCATGGGTCTCGAGTGGGTATACACCAACATCGGCGCATTCGGTGGAGATAGGGATAGAATCCTCCTCTGGGGCCAGAGCGCGGGCGGAGTCCTAGTTGACTCGCTCAACTACGCATACCACGACGATGTGCTGGCTTCGGCGCTCTTTCTGCAGAGCGGCGCGGCCGTTGCAAACGGGGCGCCCGAGGATATGAATGGAAGCAACTTTACATTTGTAGCGAAAGGATTGGGCTGTGATTTTCCGGCAGAGCCCCGGGCGGAGCTTGACTGTATGAGGCAGGTTCCTGCCACTTTGATCACCAA CTTCATCGGCCGCTACCAGGACAATCGCACCGAGCCGTCGATTCTCTTCCGCCTGCGGCCAGACAACGTAACCATCTTTGACAACTACACAGAGCGCACGGAACAGGGCCTCGTATCCGAGGTCCCAGCCATAATCTCGCTCACGGCGAATGAGCAGTCGTCACTTATCAAATACCCGCGTGACGACGTAGCAGCCGGCCCGAACCAGACAGAAGTGGACCGACTGACGGTAGAGTTCGTCTGCCTGGCCAGCAACGCCACCGACGCCCGAGTAACAGCTGGCTTGGACACGTACCGTTATCAGTTTGCGGGCAACTACAGCAACCTCGCCGTGCTCCCCTGGATGGGGGCCTTTCACGGGATCGACGTTGCCTTTGCCATGGGTACGTACGGACGAGAGTTTGATCAAGAGAAGACTCGACCGGGTAGTGTGGAGGAGCAGAGGAGGGTCAGCGAGGTCCTCCAGGATCATCTGCTTGCTTTTGCAGAGGATCCGCACGGAGGGCTAATACGGTTGGGTTGGTGGCCGCAGACAAGGCGGGTGTGGGACGAGGAGGGTGCCATGATGTTGAGGTTTGGGAGTCAGGATTTGGGGCGAGTAGTAGCCAATGTTAGCACGAGAGAGATCGATGATGCGTGTTTGAGGGGCACCATTTATAATCACAAGCCGTAG
- a CDS encoding meiosis-specific topoisomerase Spo11: MLRHSERVRRPSRRLLLSSVPMESQVQARSQNARASDGRQELTGKYQGSGHPDAQERSPSAGWFVEHSNNCVQQQAISHAASPPPSNADSQPVTVISRIEAIFESIAADIQQRRELSIPYCRVRGTRDSNSQLRFPGRSVSEARSFGKIPLLNPRRHSTFLRVVFKLSCFRSPGAMRPRDFASGSYNRQSCDEKTAAGKGLIIGPISFVLNGGARVCCDNVRTEGTIICSTEILGRFEFPSARWVLIIEKEATFRTLASSQFYRNSRAGPGVMVTGKGYPDLSTRNLVYCLREARPRIPIYSLVDYDPDGIRILCTYKYSSSALEHERQSAVSNIQWIGIRLSDIKEHHLRPCNSVLQDAGSPVNTEIHSGLDVGHVRNRPDFAMSRQNAFEANTSQLTTRDRKLAHELVSKLSGSLETRGEHDKYLRELRVMLMLNVKAEIQAVDNLGDITEWLDKKLCSQLTNA, from the exons ATGCTCAGGCACTCGGAGCGTGTCCGCAGGCCTTCGAGGCGTCTGCTGTTATCCTCTGTTCCTATGGAATCCCAAGTTCAAGCGAGGAGTCAAAATGCTCGAGCTAGTGACGGTCGTCAAGAACTTACCGGGAAATATCAAGGTTCTGGTCATCCAGACGCCCAGGAGAGAAGCCCGAGCGCTGGGTGGTTTGTGGAACACAGCAATAACTGTGTACAGCAACAGGCTATCTCCCATGCTGCCAGCCCGCCACCTTCGAATGCAGACAGCCAGCCTGTGACTGTGATTTCACGGATTGAAGCCATCTTCGAGTCGATTGCAGCCGATATACAACAGCGCAGGGAATTGTCTATCCCGTATTGTCGTGTCAGAGGTACTCGTGACAGCAATAGCCAGCTAAGATTTCCAGGACGCAGTGTTTCTGAGGCAAGGTCGTTTGGTAAGATTCCTTTGCTCAACCCTCGGAGACATAGTACGTTTCTGCGGGTTGTATTTAAATTGTCCTGTTTCCGTAGCCCGGGTGCTATGCGTCCTCGAGATTTCGCATCAGGCTCTTATAACCGGCAATCTTGTGACGAAAAG ACCGCCGCTGGCAAGGGTCTAATCATAGGTCCAATTTCCTTCGTCCTCAACGGTGGCGCCAGGGTCTGTTGCGACAACGTGCGGACTGAG GGAACAATTATTTGTTCAACAGAAATACTAGGCCGATTTGAGTTTCCGTCTGCACGTTGGGTCTTGATCATCGAAAAAGAA GCAACTTTTAGGACTCTTGCGTCCTCCCAGTTCTACCGGAACTCACGTGCCGGACCTGGTGTTATGGTTACG GGAAAAGGGTATCCGGACCTCAGTACGAGAAACTTGGTGTACTGTCTTCGGGAAGCACGCCCGCGGATCCCAATCTACAGCCTTGTGGATTATGATCCTGACGGGATCAGAATACTGTGCACGTATAAATACAGCAGCTCTGCTTTAGAGCATGAGAGACAATCGGCTGTGAGCAACATCCAATGGATAGGGATTCGCTTGTCAGATATCAAGGAGCACCATCTTAGACCATGCAACAGCGTCTTGCAAGATGCTGGCTCCCCCGTCAACACTGAAA TACACTCAGGATTGGACGTAGGACATGTTCGGAATCGACCGGACTTTGCCATGTCGCGACAGAACGCTTTCGAAGCAAACACTTCCCAGCTGACAACCAGGGATCGTAAACTTGCACATGAGTTGGTCTCAAAGCTATCTGGATCATTAGAAACGAGGGGAGAACATGACAAATATTTGCGCGAGCTTCGAGTCATGCTCATGCTCAATGTCAAGGCCGAGATACAAGCTGTTGACAACCTCGGGGATATCACCGAGTGGCTAGACAAAAAGCTTTGCTCCCAGTTGACGAATGCATAG
- a CDS encoding lanosterol synthase, whose protein sequence is MGEAKATGVAIHSTDSNGVKRGSMKRSAATNAKDSGWKRPKLAEKTDTARWRMLDDEGRHTWHYLEDDEAVKEWPQSYADKWYLGLPMDLPTLPEPKKPLDAVVNGLDFFEKLQLPPGNWGCEYGGPMFLMPGLVISWYVTKTPIPWPVATEIKNYLFARANAEDGGWGLHIEGESTVFGTALNYTTLRIVGVDADHPAMVKARTTLHKLGGTTQAPHWAKFWLAVMGVVPWDLVNPVPPELWLLPDWVPFAPWRWWIHMRMVFLPMSYIYSKRWQGETTDLVKELRQELFAEPYEKINWAANRDSIAPRDNYHPKTWLLTAANWAIVNVWNPFLRPDFLKKRAEDWVSKLVDMEDENTDYADLAPVNGAMNMVVCYIKDGPDSYAVKRHRERSQEFLWVNKEGLMVNGTNGVQCWDTAFAIQAVMDAGLTEDRRWKPMLLKALEFLDDQQIRENSKWQDESYRHPCKGAWGFSNKDQGYAVSDCISEALKSVIILQKTPGYPQLISDRRIFDAIDTLLTYQTENGGCASYEPPRGSEKLEMLNAAEVFGRIMVEYLYPECTTACVTALSLFHKHWPDYRASEVKTFIHKAVNWIKTDQRPDGSWYGSWGICFTYAGMFALESLASIGETYRDSESSRKGCDFLVSKQREDGGWSESYRACEEAEYNEHPMGSLVVQTAWAIIGLMKADYPHIEPIRKGVKLIMQRQQPNGEWLQEAIEGVFNKSCMISYPNYKFTFTLKALGMFAKRYPNETVV, encoded by the exons ATGGGTGAGGCCAAAGCCACAGGCGTGGCTATCCACAGCACGGACAGCAATGGTGTCAAGCGTGGTTCTATGAAGCGTTCAGCCGCCACTAATGCTAAAGATTCAGGCTGGAAGCGCCCCAAGCTCGCTGAAAAGACGGACACAGCCCGCTGGCGCATGTTAGATGACGAGGGTCGACACACCTGGCATTATctcgaggatgacgaggCTGTCAAAGAGTGGCCACAGAGCTACGCTGACAAGTGGTACCTTGGCCTGCCTATG GACCTACCCACACTTCCCGAACCCAAGAAACCTCTCGATGCGGTCGTCAACGGTCTCGATTTTTTTGAAAAGCTGCAGCTACCGCCTGGCAATTGGGGCTGCGAATATGGAGGGCCCATGTTCCTCATGCCAGGTTTGGTCATCAGCTGGTACGTGACCAAGACGCCGATTCCATGGCCTGTTGCTACCGAGATCAAGAACTATCTTTTCGCGCGTGCGAATGCAGAGGACGGTGGGTGGGGTCTTCATATCGAGGGCGAGAGTACTGTGTTTGGCACAGCTTTGAACTACACCACATTGAGGATCGTTGGCGTGGATGCAGACCATCCTGCCATGGTCAAGGCTCGCACAACCCTTCACAAGCTCGGCGGCACGACTCAGGCGCCGCACTGGGCAAAATTCTGGCTCGCTGTGATGGGTGTCGTGCCTTGGGACCTGGTGAACCCGGTGCCTCCAGAGTTATGGCTCCTGCCCGACTGGGTTCCGTTTGCTCCGTGGCGCTGGTGGATCCATATGCGCATGGTGTTCCTACCAATGTCATACATATACTCGAAAAGATGGCAGGGTGAGACGACGGATCTTGTGAAAGAGCTAAGACAGGAGCTGTTCGCTGAGCCATATGAGAAGATCAACTGGGCAGCAAACAGAGACAGCATTGCCCCACGAGACAACTATCATCCCAAGACGTGGCTACTTACCGCTGCAAACTGGGCCATTGTCAACGTTTGGAACCCGTTTTTGCGCCCCGACTTCCTGAAGAAAAGGGCAGAAGATTGGGTCAGCAAACTGGTCGACATGGAAGACGAGAATACGGATTACGCCGACCTAGCGCCCGTGAATGGCGCCATGAACATGGTTGTTTGCTACATTAAGGATGGACCGGACTCCTACGCCGTCAAGAGACACCGTGAGCGGTCGCAGGAGTTCCTCTGGGTGAACAAAGAAGGCTTGATGGTCAATGGCACCAACGGGGTTCAATGTTGGGACACGGCTTTTGCCATCCAGGCTGTGATGGATGCCGGTCTGACAGAAGATCGCCGCTGGAAACCAATGCTGCTCAAAGCTCTCGAGTTCCTCGACGATCAGCAGATCCGTGAGAACAGCAAGTGGCAGGATGAATCCTATAGGCATCCTTGCAAAGGCGCGTGGGGTTTCAGTAACAAGGACCAAGGCTATGCCGTCAGCGACTGCATTTCCGAGGCACTGAAATCCGTCATTATACTGCAGAAGACTCCGGGCTACCCACAACTCATCAGTGACAGGAGAATCTTCGACGCAATTGACACGCTGCTTACCTACCAGACGGAGAATGGAGGATGTGCCTCGTACGAACCGCCACGTGGTAGTGAAAAGTTGGAGATGCTGAATGCCGCCGAGGTCTTTGGGCGCATCATGGTGGAGTATCTATATCCCGAGTGCACCACCGCCTGTGTCACAGCCCTGTCGCTCTTTCACAAGCACTGGCCAGACTACAGGGCTTCCGAGGTGAAAACTTTCATTCACAAGGCCGTGAACTGGATCAAGACAGATCAGAGGCCGGATGGTAGTTGGTATGGCAGCTGGGGCATATGCTTCACCTATGCTGGCATGTTTGCTTTGGAGAGTCTGGCTAGCATTGGTGAGACCTATCGGGACAGCGAGAGCTCAAGGAAGGGCTGCGACTTTCTGGTGTCCAAGCAGCGTGAGGACGGCGGCTGGTCTGAAAGCTACAGA GCTTGCGAGGAAGCCGAGTATAATGAGCATCCCATGGGGTCACTGGTAGTGCAGACTGCATGGGCCATCATTGGTCTAATGAAGGCTGACTACCCACATATCGAACCCATCCGCAAAGGCGTGAAGCTCATCATGCAACGTCAGCAGCCCAACGGTGAGTGGCTTCAGGAGGCCATAGAGGGCGTATTCAACAAGAGCTGCATGATTTCGTATCCAAACTACAAGTTTACTTTCACCTTGAAGGCTCTGGGCATGTTTGCCAAAAGATACCCGAACGAGACAGTTGTCTGA
- a CDS encoding ceramide glucosyltransferase, translated as MPLLMDGLAYAGAIWSLIVFCVQAIGLYQLFRSYSRPPPPPVSPSLTSEDVPHVTVIRPVKGLEPRLYECLISTLQQSYPRDKLSVHLCISSKEDPAYPVLKKVVVEYSATHDVRLFVETEDPLLYGTTGDTRNLGPNPKIRNISHAYREAKGDIIWIIDCNIWVSKGTAGRMVDKLCGFPAGSRPYKFVHQLPLSVDVTPPQDSGVLRTGGGRLDEMFMATTHGKFYSAINTVGVAPCICGKSNMFRKSHLDRLTDPAHNPILPKETATRPRGIDYFSAYICEDHLIGDLLWRSQVPGHGNHGLVFGDLALQPMMNNSVGSYIARRVRWLRVRKWTVLLATLVEPGVESMVCCMAFAHALTTTPWCPNPADWPIPHTWTALWSIWLAAIAVWATLDYVVYHFLHSCRSIEKDADSPDFAQGNELMKRPFGAWILAWIGREILALPIWTRAVLLGTTVTWRGTKFKVRPDQSVVDIPNAGAKSNGIGSTNRKVR; from the exons ATGCCGTTGCTCATGGACGGGCTGGCTTATGCCGGAGCTATCTGGTCGCTTATTGTTTTTTGCGTACAGGCCATTGGTTTATATCAACT CTTCCGCTCATATTCGCGccctccgccgccaccagtATCGCCTTCACTCACATCTGAGGATGTACCGCACGTAACCGTGATCCGCCCAGTCAAAGGTCTTGAGCCGCGGCTGTACGAATGCCTGATCTCGACCCTCCAGCAATCGTACCCAAGAGACAAGCTGAGCGTGCACCTCTGCATTTCGTCCAAAGAAGACCCAGCCTACCCTGTCCTAAAGAAAGTCGTGGTCGAATACAGCGCCACACATGACGTCCGTCTCTTTGTCGAAACCGAGGATCCGTTGCTCTACGGCACCACTGGCGACACACGTAACCTTGGCCCCAACCCCAAGATCCGCAACATCAGTCATGCCTACCGTGAAGCCAAAGGCGACATAATATGGATCATTGACTGCAATATATGGGTGTCTAAAGGCACGGCTGGCCGGATGGTTGACAAGCTATGTGGCTTCCCTGCCGGCTCCAGGCCCTACAAATTCGTTCACCAGCTCCCACTGTCTGTGGACGTCACTCCGCCTCAAGACTCCGGAGTCCTGCGgaccggcggcggccgcctTGATGAGATGTTCATGGCAACTACACACGGCAAATTCTACAGCGCCATCAACACCGTCGGCGTCGCACCCTGCATCTGCGGAAAGAGCAACATGTTTCGCAAATCTCATCTCGACCGCCTCACTGACCCTGCACACAATCCTATACTACCTAAAGAAACGGCGACTCGCCCACGCGGGATAGACTACTTCTCGGCATACATCTGCGAGGACCATCTGATTGGAGATTTACTGTGGCGTTCGCAGGTGCCAGGCCACGGCAACCACGGTCTAGTATTTGGCGATCTGGCCTTGCAGCCCATGATGAACAACTCGGTCGGGTCGTATATTGCCCGCCGGGTAAGGTGGCTTCGCGTGCGCAAGTGGACGGTTCTGCTGGCAACCTTGGTCGAGCCTGGCGTCGAGTCTATGGTTTGCTGCATGGCGTTCGCCCACGCTCTAACCACCACGCCGTGGTGTCCCAACCCCGCCGACTGGCCCATCCCGCATACCTGGACTGCCCTGTGGTCCATCTGGCTGGCTGCAATCGCCGTCTGGGCGACGCTGGACTATGTGGTGTACCATTTTCTCCACTCCTGTCGCAGCATCGAGAAGGATGCAGACTCGCCAGATTTTGCCCAAGGCAACGAGCTCATGAAGCGGCCTTTTGGCGCCTGGATTCTCGCGTGGATTGGACGTGAAATTTTGGCACTGCCTATTTGGACCAGGGCTGTGTTATTGGGCACGACGGTCACATGGAGAGGCACCAAATTCAAGGTAAGACCAGACCAAAGCGTGGTCGATATTCCAAATGCAGGGGCCAAATCGAATGGAATTGGGTCGACGAACAGAAAGGTCCGTTGA